One window of Gammaproteobacteria bacterium genomic DNA carries:
- a CDS encoding beta-ketoacyl-[acyl-carrier-protein] synthase family protein, producing MPPLAISAYTLVNALGRGVDATAARLLDGVSGLRPCDFELAELPTWIGRVEGLEDEPVDGTLRAFDCRNNRLARAAFAQDGFATAVATVRDRVGAGRIGVFVGTSTAGILETEHAYRGFVATGVLKPFSYRHTQDIFSVADFTRAWFALEGPAVGISTACSSSAKVFASAYRYMRAGLCDAAVVGGVDSLCLTTLYGFHSLELTSPQPCRPWDAARDGLSIGEAAGFALLQWPANDPDNVALRGYGESSDAYHMSSAHPKGDGAVLSMRGALEAAGVLPEHVDYVNLHGTATVSNDAAEDKAMLRVFGERTPCSSTKGWIGHTLGAAGISEALIACLCIERGFLPGSLNTQQCDPSLKANIVRETRPRSIDVAMSNSFGFGGSNCCLLLGRLP from the coding sequence ATACCGCCGTTAGCGATCTCCGCCTACACGCTGGTCAACGCACTCGGGCGCGGCGTCGATGCCACGGCCGCGCGCTTGCTCGACGGCGTTAGCGGCTTGCGGCCGTGCGATTTCGAACTCGCGGAATTGCCGACCTGGATCGGCAGGGTCGAGGGTCTGGAGGACGAGCCGGTGGACGGGACTCTCCGCGCCTTCGATTGCCGCAACAATCGTCTGGCGCGCGCTGCGTTCGCGCAGGACGGCTTCGCTACCGCGGTCGCGACTGTCCGCGATAGAGTCGGCGCCGGTCGCATCGGCGTGTTCGTCGGCACCAGCACCGCGGGCATTCTCGAAACCGAACACGCGTATCGTGGCTTTGTGGCGACCGGCGTCCTGAAGCCATTCAGCTATCGCCATACGCAGGATATCTTTTCGGTGGCCGACTTCACCCGCGCCTGGTTCGCACTCGAAGGGCCGGCGGTGGGCATTTCCACCGCGTGCTCCTCCAGCGCCAAGGTGTTCGCGAGCGCGTATCGCTACATGCGCGCGGGGCTGTGCGATGCGGCGGTGGTCGGCGGGGTGGACAGTTTATGCCTGACGACCTTGTACGGCTTTCACTCGCTGGAGCTGACTTCCCCGCAACCGTGCCGACCCTGGGACGCGGCGCGCGACGGGCTCAGCATCGGCGAGGCCGCCGGTTTCGCGCTGCTGCAGTGGCCGGCCAATGACCCTGACAATGTCGCGCTGCGCGGCTACGGCGAAAGCTCGGACGCATACCACATGTCGTCCGCGCACCCGAAGGGCGACGGCGCGGTGTTGTCCATGCGCGGTGCGCTCGAAGCCGCCGGCGTGCTGCCAGAACACGTTGACTACGTGAACCTGCACGGCACCGCCACGGTGTCCAATGACGCCGCCGAGGACAAGGCGATGCTGCGGGTATTCGGCGAGCGGACGCCGTGCAGTTCCACCAAGGGCTGGATCGGGCACACCCTGGGCGCGGCGGGCATTAGCGAGGCGCTGATCGCCTGCCTGTGCATCGAGCGCGGCTTTCTGCCGGGCAGCCTCAATACGCAGCAATGCGACCCGTCGCTGAAGGCGAATATCGTGCGCGAAACACGACCCCGCTCAATCGATGTCGCGATGAGCAATTCGTTTGGTTTTGGCGGCTCGAACTGCTGCCTGCTGCTGGGGCGTTTGCCCTGA
- a CDS encoding beta-ketoacyl synthase chain length factor → MSPPAAGLVTVYARGLSVIAPGLDGWEQSQSILHGERLYVNQPLAAFAPELLPRNERRRATGAIKLALRAAEQLALPSGIDRQSLRAVFASSGGDGEIINSICTALAQPQRAVSPTQFHNSVHNSPAGYWAIATICHSSSVSLSAHDGSFAAGLLEAATTALIEGGPVLLVAYDYPPPEPLSQVRGFCAPFAAAMLIDAHSGARALASFGIALTHGEREDQIRDKELEYLRTGNPAARALPLLQAIARQEVRRVVLPYLPDAQLAVEVRPADGLCADCS, encoded by the coding sequence ATGTCGCCACCCGCCGCCGGGCTCGTGACGGTATACGCGCGGGGATTAAGCGTGATCGCGCCTGGACTGGATGGCTGGGAGCAGAGTCAGTCCATCCTGCACGGCGAGCGGTTATACGTTAACCAGCCCCTGGCGGCGTTCGCGCCCGAACTTCTGCCTCGCAACGAACGGCGGCGCGCGACCGGCGCGATCAAGCTGGCGTTGCGGGCCGCCGAGCAGCTCGCGCTGCCGTCCGGCATTGATCGGCAATCGCTGCGCGCGGTATTCGCCTCCTCGGGCGGCGACGGCGAGATCATCAACAGCATCTGTACGGCCCTGGCGCAGCCACAGCGCGCGGTGTCGCCCACGCAGTTTCACAACTCGGTGCACAACAGCCCCGCTGGTTACTGGGCGATCGCCACCATTTGCCACAGCTCGTCGGTGAGTCTGTCCGCGCACGATGGCAGCTTCGCCGCCGGCCTGCTGGAGGCGGCGACCACGGCGCTGATCGAGGGCGGGCCGGTGTTGCTGGTCGCCTACGATTATCCGCCGCCGGAGCCCCTGTCCCAGGTACGCGGGTTTTGCGCGCCATTCGCCGCGGCGATGTTGATCGACGCGCACTCCGGCGCGCGCGCACTGGCGAGCTTTGGCATTGCGCTCACGCACGGGGAGCGGGAAGATCAGATACGCGATAAAGAGCTCGAATACCTGCGCACGGGCAACCCGGCAGCGCGCGCGTTGCCGTTATTGCAAGCCATCGCGCGGCAGGAGGTGCGGCGGGTGGTGCTGCCGTATCTGCCGGACGCGCAACTGGCGGTGGAAGTTCGGCCTGCGGATGGCTTATGCGCCGATTGCTCGTGA
- the fabG gene encoding 3-oxoacyl-ACP reductase FabG, with translation MTEPALRRALVTGGSGDIGAAICRRLARAGMHVVVHANRNLERAKGLVAEIGDAGGSAEMVAFDVTQPEATTERLRTLLQAGPIQVLVSNAGGYRDAPMAGMNQVQWRYPIDVSLHGFFNVAQPLLLPMMATRWGRIIAISSVAGVIGNRGQTNYAAAKAGLSGAVKPLSLEVASRGITVNAVAPGVIAGHITTREFAADAIKRLMPMKRAGMPDEVAALVAFLASNDAAYISGQIISVNGGMA, from the coding sequence ATGACTGAACCCGCCCTCAGGCGCGCGCTCGTGACCGGGGGCAGCGGCGACATCGGCGCGGCGATCTGCCGCAGGCTCGCGCGCGCCGGAATGCACGTGGTGGTGCACGCAAACCGCAACCTCGAGCGTGCAAAAGGGCTGGTCGCGGAGATCGGCGACGCGGGTGGTTCCGCCGAGATGGTCGCGTTCGATGTCACGCAACCGGAAGCGACCACCGAACGCCTGCGGACGCTTCTGCAAGCAGGCCCGATTCAGGTGCTTGTCAGCAACGCCGGCGGTTATCGCGACGCGCCGATGGCGGGCATGAATCAGGTGCAGTGGCGTTATCCGATCGATGTTTCCCTGCACGGCTTTTTCAACGTCGCCCAGCCGCTGCTGCTGCCCATGATGGCGACGCGCTGGGGGCGCATCATCGCCATTTCGTCGGTCGCCGGTGTGATAGGCAATCGCGGGCAGACCAATTACGCGGCGGCCAAGGCCGGCCTCTCCGGCGCCGTCAAGCCGCTGTCGCTGGAAGTCGCTTCGCGCGGGATTACGGTCAACGCGGTCGCACCGGGTGTGATCGCGGGCCACATAACCACCCGCGAGTTCGCGGCCGACGCCATCAAGCGGCTGATGCCGATGAAACGCGCGGGCATGCCGGACGAAGTCGCCGCGCTGGTCGCATTTCTGGCTTCGAACGACGCCGCGTATATCTCGGGGCAGATCATTTCGGTCAATGGTGGCATGGCGTAG
- a CDS encoding glycosyltransferase family 2 protein translates to MRAAVVIPACNEAATIADIARRAQAFITPVIVVDDGSGDDTAARVRGLAVILLRNGVNQGKAASLWRGMQCALAAGAEAVITLDGDGQHCPEDIPRLLAAATLHPHRIVIGARLRGRANAPWPRRLANRFADFWISWAAGHRIFDSQSGFRLYPAALLERVDIAHDRAHGFVFESEILIGAARHGFLSTQVSIDSIYGASSRASHYRAVADTWRITRMVAWKLMRRGLYPQGLIRILRTQAPLVDVQSPRASADPRH, encoded by the coding sequence ATGCGAGCCGCGGTAGTCATCCCCGCATGCAACGAGGCCGCGACGATCGCCGATATCGCGCGACGCGCGCAGGCTTTCATCACGCCGGTCATCGTCGTGGATGATGGTTCCGGCGACGATACCGCCGCGCGCGTACGGGGGTTGGCGGTAATCCTGCTGCGCAACGGCGTTAATCAGGGCAAGGCGGCGAGCCTGTGGCGCGGCATGCAGTGCGCGCTTGCGGCTGGCGCCGAGGCGGTCATAACCCTGGATGGGGACGGTCAACATTGCCCCGAAGACATTCCGCGCCTGCTGGCAGCCGCGACACTGCATCCGCATCGCATCGTCATCGGTGCGCGCCTGCGCGGGCGCGCGAACGCGCCGTGGCCGCGAAGGCTTGCCAATCGCTTCGCGGATTTCTGGATCTCGTGGGCGGCGGGGCATCGCATTTTCGATTCGCAGTCCGGGTTTCGGCTGTATCCCGCGGCGCTGCTCGAAAGAGTGGACATCGCGCATGACCGCGCGCATGGCTTCGTGTTCGAAAGCGAGATACTGATCGGGGCCGCGCGCCACGGCTTTCTCAGCACGCAGGTCAGCATCGATTCCATCTATGGTGCCTCGTCTCGCGCCAGCCATTATCGTGCGGTCGCGGATACCTGGCGCATCACGCGCATGGTGGCGTGGAAACTGATGCGGCGCGGGCTTTATCCGCAGGGTCTGATCCGGATACTGCGCACGCAGGCGCCACTCGTCGATGTGCAATCTCCGCGCGCAAGCGCTGACCCCCGCCATTGA
- the minC gene encoding septum site-determining protein MinC, giving the protein MTSLTIMRLFSDDLAAIGERLRSQIKQAPSLFYGAPLAIDMSALEKPELDLNALTVLLREQGLVPVAVHGGGKAMRGQAGKCNLGVLEWTEPSVPTPTNGSEPVVRAPQDTSHEASPPAPAPAAKKTSTMLITQTVRSGQHIYARGGDLLILGQVSAGAEVIADGHIHVYGKLHGRALAGAQGDGTARIFVQCLEAELIAVAGVYRVSEELDESLRGAAVQAYLHDENLLLEPL; this is encoded by the coding sequence ATGACCAGCCTCACGATTATGCGCCTGTTCAGCGACGATCTGGCCGCCATCGGCGAACGTTTGCGTAGCCAGATCAAGCAGGCGCCTTCGCTGTTTTACGGCGCGCCGCTGGCCATTGACATGAGCGCGCTGGAAAAGCCCGAACTCGACCTGAACGCGCTGACCGTGCTGTTGCGCGAGCAGGGTCTGGTGCCGGTCGCGGTTCACGGCGGCGGCAAGGCAATGCGGGGACAAGCGGGCAAATGCAATCTCGGCGTGCTGGAGTGGACGGAACCCTCTGTCCCCACCCCCACGAACGGTTCCGAGCCGGTTGTCAGAGCGCCGCAAGACACCAGCCACGAGGCTTCGCCGCCAGCACCGGCCCCCGCCGCCAAAAAGACCTCGACCATGCTGATCACGCAGACGGTGCGTTCCGGCCAGCACATCTACGCGCGCGGTGGCGATCTGCTGATTCTGGGGCAGGTAAGCGCCGGCGCGGAGGTCATCGCGGACGGCCACATCCATGTGTATGGCAAGCTTCACGGCCGCGCGCTGGCGGGCGCTCAGGGCGATGGTACGGCGCGCATCTTCGTGCAATGTCTGGAAGCCGAGCTGATCGCCGTGGCGGGGGTATACCGGGTGAGCGAGGAGCTGGACGAAAGCCTGCGCGGCGCCGCCGTGCAGGCGTATCTGCACGATGAAAATCTGCTGCTGGAACCGTTGTAA